The DNA sequence TAAAATCCCATTATAATTTCCAAGCTCAAACTCCACCATGGAGGTACTAGAACACCTATATAGGTGCTCACTAAGCATATAAATTTTAGGTTGAAGGAACAATGGTCAGGAGAGAAGTTGCAGAGTTTTGCTATACCAGATGCCATGGCAACTCCCACCTCAAAACTGGCTCATGTGCAACACGAATGTATCTATATCAAATCACTAATCTGCAGTGACTATTGTCTCCAAGAACGAGGAAAGGCGTTGTTAGTATTTATACATCGAAAATCATTAACCATAAATCATTGGAGGAAGGAGAGCTTATGACACTCTGCTATGGTGCCTAGGCTGCTGCTCAATTGAACTTCCCATTGTAATTCTTTTAAAGTGATTCTGGTGGGTGTTTTGCAATCCCTACAAACACACAAGAATTGGCTGGGAGGTTCCATGATTCAGCTAGCTTGGAAGTACATTGGATTTCTAAGAGATGTAATGgtgtatttatataaaaattcatTGTAAAAGAACAAAACCTGTCAAGGCAAAAGGTCTATGGCTGAAACAATGGATTCCACCTCTCGAGCAGAAAAGAAACCCAAAGGAAAGAGCGGAGGCAGCCCAGGCCGCCAAGCCAACCAGTGAGCCGAACCATTCAAAACTCTAGTTATAGCTTTGTTTGATTCTTGTGTTTTTGCTCTGTGCTATTTTGCAGAACAATTTTGTATTTCTGGTCTCTACAAAGGTTCATATTAAAAGGACCATGGCTGATCTCCTTGAAGACAAAccttgtatataaatatatctgtatacttgaaaaaaaaaagactataaATTCATAATAGAGATGTAGAATTATTACATCAATGATGATTCTTTCTATTAttagaaacaaaaataaaaaaatatatgcagGTATATATCACCAATAACATTTATCTAGAGGACATAATAACTCAACATTAATGAACTTGTCAAGACTAATACTAATAATACACAACAAttttccaaaaacaaaaaaaccttGTTATGATGATGCAGCACCCTATGTGAGAATGTCAATGTGACAATTAAGATATTTGCAGAACTCCACAATTTTCAGAGATCAGCTAAAAGAAAACTGCAAGCCCATTTCACTCCCTCGGGCGGGCTAGCCAAAGGGAACTAAGAGCACGTAGGCGGGAGAAATAGTCATGTATTGCTAGAAGCGCACGAGCAGACTGACGGGTTGTCAATATCCGATGCATCTGTTGTAACGTCTGTAGCCGCAAATTGTCCGCCTGGTTTTGTTAGACAAACAAAAGAGACTCTAAGAATGCTAACATTGTGAACATTAATCTCAACGGAAACCAGAGAAAATAATGCAGTTCTAAACTCTGTTTATTTCTTTCTGGTTAGAAGATTACATGTGCAATTAACATTGTGCTTAGATTGAACCGTAGCTAACTTGACAGTTTAGACAAAAGACAAATATAAACCAACTAGAATGAATCTTACAATACTTAATGAGTAGCAATGTGATTTCTCAAATTGCCAGCATGAACATAGTTACCTTAGTTGAAACTGGTATTTTTAGCTTTGGTGTCTTttctatttgattattttaaagagCAAACTTAGTGGTTGATCGTAAAAGGGGATTTGGGAAGTGAGAATTTTCTAAGCTGTGGAGATTCTAAATCTGGTTAAGTGAGTTGTGTGAACTTGAAAGCTTCAGTGTGTGATCTTTGGCTTTTGTGATAAAGACTCTTTTCAAAGTAAGattcaaatcaaatccaaaccaTGTAAAGCGAGTCTGATTTGATTTTTTTGTGGGGTTGACTGTGTTTATATCAATGTTTGCAAGGAGCAAGATATGGAACCAGTTGTAAGAAAAATTTTGCAGCTTTATTCTGTACcatagaaaaatttgaaaagaaattACCTGACGAATAAAGCCTTCAAGGGTGCCTAGCTTACCCATGGCCATAGCCATTTGACCCATGTAATTTGCTACATTCCCAGATGAACCGGAGGAACCAAGAGATCCGCTTGACAATGTTTCAGCCAGGGACTGTTGTAATGCCTCCATCCCTTGAGATAATGCATCTTCTGCTTGTTGGGAGGACTGTTGTAAATTCGTAATCCCCACCAACTGCTGTTCTGTTAGAGGCTCCAACTGATTTACAAGAAGCTGCACAATACATTaatcattcttttcattttctcaGGTGGAATAATAGATCAAACAAGTTATCCAAGTTGGTTGAGAAATTTATGTATGACTAGAACATATTGGCCTATTACAAGTGACAAAAATCATGGGTTCATAAGTGATGCAGTCGAATTCACTCTCCTCAAAAGACGAGCACAAATGTCAATGAACGTGAATAAAGTTCTTCCTACATAACATACAGAATTGTTggaaatagaaaaagaaaatcaCATAACCACCAAAAGATTGGAGAATATGATGTTCCTTAGAAACTGTAAGTACATACTTAAACACCAGAATACATAACAAGTTAGTCAAAATTACAAATTCATTAACGCCTTTTTCGTTCTTTTCCAAGAAAGCTTTTTCCTTtcaaagaatgaaaagaatgataTCAAGTGGCACCCAGCACTACAGTCATTTAGATCAATGGAGGAATAAATGCAAAAAAATCTAATCCATAGAACATTTATATCACAAGAATACTATTTAAAAAGACAAGAGAAACCTTCTACGGAAGTATATGAAGACATAATGCATTCGAGATCATTGAATAGAAAAACTAAACTCCAGAATAAAAATATTAGGATATGTGCTATAAGTCACAGGAAGAACCAATGTGCTGGTTTGGGAAAATATTAAAAACCAATGTGCTGGTTTGGGAAAATATTAAAAACCAATGTGTGAGTTTGGGGAAACTTCACCTTGAGGAGCTCTGACGAGCGAAAACCACCAAGCCATAAGAAACACCTTTCAGCAGGAGTTTTCCACATACCAGACAACAAATGAAAAACATCAGTCTTTGCTGCAACGCCCTTGAGCCTAAAAATCTCATCATAGTGTGCCAAGATACCGTCGTTAATAATACGGAGCTCTGTATCACCTGCATGAGAATTAACTGCTGATCTCAGTTCATTAATCTGTCGATTCTGCTCTTCCAACCAACGACCATATTCTACGTCAAAGGCCATCGCGCCTGCAGAAAAAACGTGGTCCTCAGATTAATAAGCGATAGACAAACTAACCCATATAAAATTTACAGTAAACTTAAGTCTTGCACCTTCCCAACTTAACAGTTGGACTTGGACAGTATGTATTTCCATTTTGATTACTTATAACAGTTATTTTTTTGGAAGAAAACAGTTATTGATTTAATATCAAGCAAAtcttatgcaataaaaatcagATACAtacatgatttttttatttacttatcaAAATATTTTCCCATGCACGTTTATGGGCGAGTCTTATTACGATAAACACATTTCAAACTTCAAACCTCAGAAAGGATATACCATTTCCACTCATAGAATGGGCCTGGTCTCCAGAGCTTGATATAAAGATTCCCTGTAGATAGTAGAATTAATTAGAAATTAAGTTGCATATCCTATATTAGAGAGCTCATTTGTGACCGATAGAGAATTTTAACCTGCTGTCGGGCACGTTGGAGCTCTTGTTCTAATTGCGTGAGTTTCAAACGACTACTCTCCAGCTGTTGGACATATGCCTACAAGACGAGAAATTGATGCAACTTAGTCAAGGCTTACTAAGCAGTAGAGCATGTAAATGAAAAATGTTACACATAAGTATTGCAAGTTGGCAAATTGCATGGCAAGCAAATCTGCACAGCTATTTAAAAATGTATTACTTACTATAACTGCTTACGATTACGAAAGGCATTAGTGTAGATTAAAAAATGAAACGAGTAGTGAATAGGGGATGAATTTAAGAAAACCCGGTTCATAATGAGAAACATTGACAACACAAGCCTTGGAAAGGCACACAAGTCGCGAACCCAGAAATTGATTTAAGGAGGGGGGAGGAATATTGATATGAATTCACTTGAAGCTAAATGTTATACATCTAGGGACAAGGGTAATTATAATTGTGTGTATACATATTAACTTTTGGTTATATATtatgaattaaaagaaaaaatcagCATAGTCAATAGCCCACCCTTGTCATTCATTAGGTCCGACACTGAACCACACATATATTATCGACAATCAAGGTGTCAGATGGAGCTCAACAATAACAAACCTATCGCTGAAGGTGAAAAAACCCCAAACTATCCATATCCTTAAGCCAAAGCTATCTGGACAGTGTAGACAATTAACTCAGGATCGATATGGCTCTCCTGGacagaaataaataatattatagctTGAGCACTAAAAGGTGTACCATTTTCAGGACAATGATCAACCAATAGAAAGTAATGGTGTTGCAAACTAGTTTTATGTCTCGTACtcctaattttctaatttataaGCCTACCATTTCCAGAACAAAATGGAGCCATTATATCAtccaattaattttcaaaaaaaatagataactaTACTCTCTGCCTAACCCTATAATATTTAGGGACCAAGAAACTATATCACTTACAATGTAAGTACCCAGGAGGAATTCAAAGCAATATCAACAACTGATGTCAGAGAATACTTGTCCTATACTTGTTCCAATCTCCCTTTGTTTTAACAAGTGTCAATATCATTAAATGAGGAACCAACCTTGTCCTATACTTTCTTAATTGATAGATAGCTAACTTCCTTCCTATTTCTCGAGGAACTAGATATCCTTGACACTATTTAGTATTTTCCATGGACGCTTCCAATAAGTTTATCAGACTCAAACGGGGAGTAAATCATAGGCCTAACCCTCTTGGGTTGCATTGCATGAGgatgatttattagttaatgaAGTTAGCCTAAAGACAAGATCAATGATCATTTCAGTATGTTCCAATGAAATCTAATTAAAAGGATTGGTTTTGGCTGTTACTAGTTTGTTACTCAGTTGGATTTGTTATTATTAGTTGGCCATTCTtgttgttattcttttattagttttcatttgtatatatattactGTTTTGTACTATTCTGTTAGTTAATATGAGAATTCGCTCTTTTCATTCTCtcaaacactttccttttccCAAGATGGTCATTATCATTTTCCCAACCATCTTCAACTTTCAAATCATCCCATAACAACAAAGTTCAGAATCACATAAAACCAAGATAACAACTTCTAGCTACTCGGTCCAAACTGCTCAATATAAAGTAAAAACAAAGAATAAAGCGAGTCACTAAAAACTCAGAAGCTTGGTTTATTATGAACTTCTGAAATGATTGTTACAATTAGCTAATACTTATTAGCTAACTCTTAAACCATGATTACAACAAGGAGACCATCCAGGGATCGAAGAATCTAGTGCTATAACTTTATCAAATTTCGATGGTAAAAGAATCTAGTGCTATAACTTTATCAACAGTTAAGATTCATCATATCAGTCTGAGTTATAGTGAGACATGGAAGAAGCCAACTTGTCATAAATAATTCAAGCTTTTCCCAGATATTGTTGAAGTTTtgaatgttgagaaaatattgaGAGAAATGTTTAGCCACACTAAACATAAACTTTAGTAAACAAAAGGCACATTTAGAAGACAATTGAGTATAAGCATTTTGAATATTAGCAAACAAGAAACATAAGTAAAAGGGGTTCATACTTTCTTTCGCAATCGGCTTTTCCTTGCAGCCTCGCGATTCTGAGCAAGCCTACGTAGAGTCTGCAAACAGAATTAAACAAATGATCATTACAGTTTCATCaaatttatacataaatatatcatAAAGTTTCAACATTATCACCTTCTGATCTGATTTATCCTTTGATCTGTCACTTGAATCAGAAGCCGCCATAAGACCATATTGACCTCTATCAAACTGCATACAAGGTGGGGTATCACATTCACAACTTTGATAAATTAGTGAAAATGATCAATCTATTTTTATTCCTAAAACAGAAAAATCAAGCTTTGTGTTCTCAATGGTATCAAATTTTCGCATACATACTCACTCAGTTGAAAGAAAGAACAtggaaaagggaaaaagaaagcTTTACCATTTGATTCTTCTCATCTGTATCCACATCTGTAGATATATCAGTCCTAGGACTGGCATCAGCCATGGGAGTTGACTCTTTACCAGTGGTTCTATGGCCTAAAACCAGATTTGACGGTTGACCCTTTTGAGACTACAACCCCTGAAACTCAACcggaaccaaaaaaaaattgaaattcaaGTTTGAGGGTATACCTTAAACCATTCAAAGGCACAACCTTTATCACTTtcgtattaaatttttaatgaaaaaaaaaaaagaaaaaaagacgtACCTTTCTAAGAAGTGGCAAGGATCCAAAGCAAGTAGTTGACCAGTAAATCTTATTGAATTAAGACAAAGTTTGACTGAGAGGAGAGGTCTTGTTTCTTTGGCTCCCTACTTAGTTATGAAATAGGAAAAAgaaacaataacaacaacagaGATATGCAGCTGCACTACCATTGTTTGTAAGATAttcaaaacatatataattatgt is a window from the Cannabis sativa cultivar Pink pepper isolate KNU-18-1 chromosome 1, ASM2916894v1, whole genome shotgun sequence genome containing:
- the LOC115707074 gene encoding transcription factor TGA2.2 isoform X2; its protein translation is MTRAYVQQLESSRLKLTQLEQELQRARQQGIFISSSGDQAHSMSGNGAMAFDVEYGRWLEEQNRQINELRSAVNSHAGDTELRIINDGILAHYDEIFRLKGVAAKTDVFHLLSGMWKTPAERCFLWLGGFRSSELLKLLVNQLEPLTEQQLVGITNLQQSSQQAEDALSQGMEALQQSLAETLSSGSLGSSGSSGNVANYMGQMAMAMGKLGTLEGFIRQADNLRLQTLQQMHRILTTRQSARALLAIHDYFSRLRALSSLWLARPRE
- the LOC115707074 gene encoding transcription factor TGAL1 isoform X1 gives rise to the protein MADASPRTDISTDVDTDEKNQMFDRGQYGLMAASDSSDRSKDKSDQKTLRRLAQNREAARKSRLRKKAYVQQLESSRLKLTQLEQELQRARQQGIFISSSGDQAHSMSGNGAMAFDVEYGRWLEEQNRQINELRSAVNSHAGDTELRIINDGILAHYDEIFRLKGVAAKTDVFHLLSGMWKTPAERCFLWLGGFRSSELLKLLVNQLEPLTEQQLVGITNLQQSSQQAEDALSQGMEALQQSLAETLSSGSLGSSGSSGNVANYMGQMAMAMGKLGTLEGFIRQADNLRLQTLQQMHRILTTRQSARALLAIHDYFSRLRALSSLWLARPRE